In Fervidobacterium nodosum Rt17-B1, one genomic interval encodes:
- a CDS encoding glycosyltransferase family 2 protein, whose product MINKQELVSVIIPAYNLESYIERSLRSVLEQTYENIEIIVVNDGSKDSTAEVAEKILKNAGKIYKIINQKNQGASVARNTGLTAAQGKYIKFLDGDDTLFPWTVEELVGAIEENKCDIAFGGQNVVNLKGKILYRYDEMYEYTQGVYESKEILKKFLLQTMHISLNSSIFLKEIIDKNFIKFTPGTRYSEDNEFISKYLYYSGSGYVFNKAVANALYRIKSTTKIPSLSVFHNVGAMLRLKRFFEERREREIAKIIESECIPAAYTWTIGNLAFNGYPLFDWLRIARMDKVRRNVISYKIHNKNTKFGKQQNFLISLFRFSPFLVYVLLRSYSYILKILHR is encoded by the coding sequence ATGATTAATAAACAAGAACTTGTATCAGTGATAATACCTGCTTATAACTTGGAAAGCTACATCGAAAGATCACTGAGAAGCGTTTTAGAGCAGACGTATGAGAATATAGAGATTATAGTAGTTAACGACGGTTCAAAAGATAGCACTGCAGAAGTTGCAGAGAAGATACTCAAAAATGCTGGGAAAATTTACAAGATAATCAATCAAAAAAACCAAGGGGCAAGCGTTGCAAGGAACACCGGGCTTACAGCAGCGCAAGGGAAGTACATAAAGTTCTTAGATGGAGATGATACACTCTTTCCGTGGACAGTCGAAGAGCTTGTAGGGGCGATTGAGGAGAATAAATGCGATATAGCATTTGGTGGTCAAAATGTTGTGAATCTTAAAGGAAAGATTTTGTATCGATATGATGAAATGTATGAGTATACTCAAGGAGTTTATGAGTCAAAGGAGATCCTAAAAAAATTTCTCCTACAAACAATGCATATATCATTGAATTCTTCTATATTCTTAAAAGAGATAATTGATAAAAACTTCATCAAGTTTACACCAGGAACTAGGTATTCAGAAGATAATGAGTTTATATCTAAGTATCTCTATTATTCAGGAAGTGGTTATGTGTTCAATAAGGCTGTTGCAAATGCACTTTATCGTATAAAATCTACAACTAAGATTCCAAGTTTATCAGTATTTCATAACGTTGGTGCAATGCTGAGGCTCAAAAGGTTTTTCGAAGAACGAAGAGAAAGAGAAATTGCTAAGATTATAGAATCAGAATGTATACCTGCGGCATACACTTGGACTATTGGAAATTTGGCGTTTAATGGATACCCACTCTTTGATTGGCTTAGAATCGCAAGAATGGATAAAGTGAGGAGAAATGTCATATCTTACAAAATTCACAATAAAAATACAAAATTTGGAAAGCAGCAAAATTTCTTAATTAGTCTTTTCCGCTTCTCTCCATTTTTAGTCTACGTGCTTCTTAGAAGCTACTCATATATCCTAAAAATCTTGCATCGATAA
- a CDS encoding TPM domain-containing protein yields MKKISLIALILLFFLNSSLRAITFPQPTPLKYVNDYVGIISEDYVKNIVSIGKELEEKTGAQLTAVIVDTIGDTTIEEYAVELLRKWGIGQKGKDNGVLLLVAVKDRVMRIEVGYGLEGAIPDGKAGRIRDEYIIPYFKQEDYSKGVYYGYLALAKEIAKEYNVELTMDIDSELPQQDETETIQKYLPIIVFVIIVILITLSKRTRISGMGPRGPFGPGGFGGFGGSGGGRSSGGGFGSFGGGRSGGGGASGKW; encoded by the coding sequence ATGAAAAAAATATCGTTAATTGCTCTAATTTTACTATTTTTTCTAAACTCATCCCTCAGAGCAATTACATTTCCACAGCCAACACCATTGAAATATGTTAACGATTACGTTGGAATAATTAGCGAAGATTATGTAAAAAACATAGTCTCTATAGGTAAAGAACTTGAAGAAAAAACGGGTGCGCAACTAACAGCTGTCATAGTTGATACCATAGGAGACACAACAATTGAAGAATACGCTGTTGAGTTACTCAGAAAATGGGGAATAGGTCAAAAAGGCAAAGACAACGGTGTGCTATTACTTGTTGCTGTAAAAGACAGAGTAATGAGGATTGAAGTTGGATACGGGCTTGAAGGTGCGATACCAGATGGCAAGGCAGGACGAATCAGAGATGAATACATAATACCATATTTCAAACAAGAAGACTATTCCAAAGGTGTATACTATGGCTATTTAGCCCTTGCGAAAGAGATAGCAAAGGAATACAATGTAGAATTGACAATGGATATAGATAGTGAATTACCTCAACAAGATGAAACTGAAACAATTCAAAAATATTTACCGATAATTGTCTTTGTAATCATCGTAATACTGATAACTCTATCAAAAAGAACAAGGATAAGTGGTATGGGACCAAGGGGGCCGTTTGGACCAGGTGGATTTGGTGGATTCGGAGGTTCCGGTGGCGGAAGAAGTTCTGGCGGTGGATTTGGTAGTTTCGGTGGTGGGCGAAGCGGTGGAGGTGGTGCAAGTGGGAAGTGGTGA
- a CDS encoding DUF4895 domain-containing protein, which yields MYFGPEKYKSIEKIEFNSSELLNFLESKKDRLDVYHRHVAVVTCYSNEHSEINPTESQKKFPFFMNLLVTPSNEKLIGLSISNPMSTNPAIYKLQKMKDEENFKEKFKNFTNENCNLQCGIIKLPLKTRFVAIAGSDEFLKKEIFSEKVLGTESFSFAQKVDEKIIERLEKYKEGKFKICKTIINDEGINFFVIDRSVSDEFRPLLSEVVSLLRKKHNLSPAKYFALNEKVIGSFTLDFNTIFSENPFVQVEKLIEEYEMIKKDLIRHFV from the coding sequence ATGTACTTTGGACCTGAAAAGTATAAGAGTATAGAAAAAATCGAATTTAATAGCTCAGAATTATTGAACTTTCTAGAGAGTAAAAAAGATAGGCTTGATGTTTACCACCGCCATGTTGCGGTGGTAACTTGTTATTCGAATGAACATAGTGAAATAAACCCGACTGAATCACAAAAAAAATTCCCATTTTTTATGAATCTCCTAGTAACTCCTTCAAATGAAAAACTCATTGGTTTATCCATCTCTAACCCTATGTCAACAAATCCAGCAATATACAAGCTCCAAAAAATGAAAGATGAAGAAAATTTTAAGGAAAAATTCAAAAACTTTACAAATGAAAATTGTAATCTTCAATGTGGTATAATTAAACTGCCTCTCAAAACACGCTTTGTTGCCATCGCAGGTTCAGATGAATTTTTAAAAAAAGAAATATTTAGTGAAAAGGTGCTGGGAACAGAATCTTTCTCTTTTGCACAAAAAGTTGATGAAAAAATTATTGAACGTTTGGAAAAATACAAAGAGGGAAAATTCAAAATCTGTAAAACCATTATAAACGATGAGGGTATAAATTTCTTCGTTATTGACAGAAGTGTAAGTGACGAATTCAGGCCCTTGTTGTCTGAAGTTGTGTCATTACTAAGAAAAAAGCACAATCTCAGCCCAGCAAAATACTTTGCATTAAACGAAAAAGTTATAGGTTCCTTTACATTAGATTTCAACACGATATTTTCAGAAAATCCGTTTGTCCAGGTTGAAAAGCTAATAGAAGAATATGAAATGATAAAAAAAGATTTAATCAGGCATTTTGTATAA
- the hutU gene encoding urocanate hydratase translates to MPEVIRAPRGTQLTCKSWQTEAAMRMLMNNLDPEVARDPANLIVYGGKGKAARNWDCFYKIVETLKKLENDETLLIQSGKPVAVWKTHEWAPRVLIANSNLVPKWATWEYFNELEVRGLIMYGQMTAGSWIYIGTQGILQGTYETFYAVAKKYFGGTLKGKLVLTAGLGEMGGAQPLAVTMNDGVVIAVEVDKRMIDRRIQTGYLDTWTDNLDEALRLAKEALKEGRPLSIGLLGNAAEVHPELVRRGIIPDVVTDQTAAHDPLNGYVPAGISFEEALKLRKENPEKYLEMVYDSVVKHIEAILEMQRQGAKVFEYGNNIRRLALDHGVKDAFNIPGYVPEYIRDLFSEGKGPFRWVALSGKPEDIYKTDQKVLELFGEDEHLRKWIDMAQKKVKWQGLPARICWLGQGQRAEMGLAMNEMVRKGELEAPIVIGRDHHDTGSVASPYRETEAMKDGSDAIADWPLLNAMLNVASGATWVSIHHGGGVGIGYSIHAGVVIVADGTELTRQKLERVLTNDVGMGVVRHADAGYEIAIQTAKKHGIRMPMMD, encoded by the coding sequence ATGCCAGAAGTCATAAGGGCACCAAGAGGAACACAATTAACATGCAAATCATGGCAAACAGAAGCCGCGATGAGAATGTTAATGAATAATCTTGATCCAGAAGTTGCAAGAGATCCGGCTAATTTGATAGTCTACGGAGGTAAAGGTAAAGCTGCAAGAAACTGGGATTGTTTCTACAAAATAGTTGAAACACTTAAAAAATTAGAAAACGATGAAACGTTACTTATTCAAAGTGGAAAACCAGTCGCAGTTTGGAAAACACACGAATGGGCACCGCGTGTACTTATCGCAAATTCCAACCTTGTACCAAAATGGGCAACGTGGGAATATTTCAACGAACTTGAAGTACGTGGGCTGATAATGTATGGGCAAATGACAGCAGGAAGTTGGATATACATAGGTACACAAGGCATACTCCAAGGTACTTACGAAACATTCTACGCCGTTGCTAAGAAATACTTTGGTGGAACGCTTAAAGGTAAACTTGTTTTAACAGCCGGACTTGGTGAAATGGGCGGAGCCCAACCACTCGCAGTTACAATGAATGACGGTGTAGTAATCGCTGTTGAAGTTGATAAAAGGATGATAGATAGAAGAATTCAAACTGGTTATCTCGATACATGGACAGATAACTTGGATGAGGCTTTGAGATTAGCAAAAGAAGCTTTGAAGGAAGGTAGACCTCTATCGATAGGTTTACTTGGAAACGCAGCAGAAGTACATCCAGAGCTTGTAAGAAGAGGTATCATTCCCGATGTAGTAACAGACCAAACAGCCGCACATGACCCATTAAATGGTTATGTCCCTGCTGGCATTTCATTCGAAGAGGCTTTGAAACTAAGGAAAGAAAATCCGGAAAAATATCTTGAAATGGTTTACGATAGCGTTGTGAAACACATTGAGGCAATACTGGAAATGCAAAGGCAAGGCGCAAAAGTATTTGAGTATGGGAACAACATAAGAAGATTGGCACTAGACCATGGAGTAAAGGATGCTTTCAATATCCCAGGTTACGTGCCTGAATACATAAGAGATTTATTCAGTGAAGGTAAAGGCCCATTCAGATGGGTAGCATTGTCTGGTAAGCCGGAAGACATTTACAAGACTGACCAAAAGGTATTAGAACTATTTGGCGAAGACGAGCATCTTAGGAAATGGATAGATATGGCTCAAAAGAAGGTAAAATGGCAAGGATTACCGGCAAGAATATGCTGGCTTGGTCAAGGACAGAGAGCAGAAATGGGACTTGCAATGAATGAAATGGTCAGAAAGGGCGAACTTGAAGCTCCTATAGTTATAGGTAGAGACCACCACGATACTGGTTCAGTAGCAAGTCCATACAGAGAAACAGAAGCAATGAAAGATGGTAGCGATGCAATAGCTGACTGGCCATTGTTAAATGCAATGTTAAATGTCGCAAGTGGTGCGACATGGGTCTCTATCCACCATGGTGGAGGCGTTGGAATAGGATACTCAATTCACGCTGGAGTTGTTATCGTCGCTGATGGAACAGAACTAACGAGACAAAAACTCGAAAGAGTATTGACAAACGACGTTGGCATGGGAGTAGTAAGGCACGCTGACGCTGGATATGAAATAGCTATCCAAACAGCCAAAAAGCATGGAATTAGAATGCCAATGATGGATTAA
- a CDS encoding AAA family ATPase: MTVNEAKYLSQKIMEAGEIPLLIGHFGVGKTDIARDIAKERGRKLIILVLSQMEPGDLIGLPARDENKTKFLAPDWWPEDGNVIILLDEINRAHRSIRNAIMQLLVDKRIHNHVLPEGTWLMASMNPPDENYDQVELITDPAFLSRFFILEIHPEPSEWINWAEKNSIPRDIINFIEKYPEFLSVHDTLSLKASIKPSPRSWYKLGKVLSQLTEEDKKEYLYILASGIIGPEAAKVFVDRAISSDILSPYEVFINGNIPTQMDIHQANGLLIRLVDFITSVDEKDLQELRKKLDNISENLIRLSKVVPSDSFEAFMRMLVNLSNTPGLKGEFCDELIRKLINLNGSQTNSNQ, encoded by the coding sequence ATGACTGTAAATGAAGCAAAATATCTATCACAAAAGATAATGGAAGCTGGTGAAATTCCACTTTTAATAGGACATTTTGGTGTTGGGAAAACAGATATAGCAAGGGATATAGCGAAAGAAAGAGGGAGAAAGCTTATTATATTAGTATTATCGCAGATGGAACCAGGAGATTTGATTGGACTACCTGCAAGAGATGAGAATAAGACTAAATTCTTAGCACCTGATTGGTGGCCAGAAGATGGAAATGTTATAATTCTTTTGGATGAAATAAACAGAGCTCACAGAAGCATAAGGAATGCGATAATGCAACTTCTTGTGGATAAAAGAATTCACAATCATGTACTTCCAGAAGGCACATGGTTAATGGCGTCTATGAACCCACCTGATGAAAACTATGACCAAGTTGAATTAATAACAGACCCTGCTTTTCTCTCAAGGTTCTTTATTCTTGAAATACATCCGGAACCATCTGAATGGATAAATTGGGCTGAAAAAAATAGTATTCCAAGAGACATAATTAACTTCATAGAAAAATACCCAGAGTTTCTTTCTGTTCATGATACTCTGTCATTAAAAGCCTCTATAAAACCAAGTCCAAGAAGTTGGTATAAACTTGGAAAAGTACTTTCTCAATTAACTGAAGAAGATAAAAAAGAGTATTTATACATATTAGCAAGTGGAATAATTGGTCCAGAAGCTGCAAAAGTGTTCGTCGATAGGGCAATCTCTTCTGATATTTTAAGTCCATATGAAGTATTCATAAACGGCAATATCCCTACGCAGATGGATATTCATCAAGCAAACGGATTGTTGATAAGATTAGTAGATTTTATAACTTCCGTAGATGAAAAAGACCTTCAAGAATTACGCAAAAAATTAGATAATATATCGGAAAATTTAATAAGATTATCGAAAGTCGTTCCATCTGATTCGTTCGAAGCTTTTATGAGAATGTTGGTAAATCTCTCCAACACACCTGGGTTAAAAGGCGAATTTTGTGATGAACTTATTAGAAAATTAATTAATCTTAACGGAAGTCAAACTAATTCAAATCAATAA
- a CDS encoding SMC-Scp complex subunit ScpB — MSQYNTKTKKALIESIIFASRGISKENISTLTEIPLEEIELLINEIKEDYSSENHGIELREIEGYLRFYTKPQFSSIVSKVAKRRYLGSLSSSQLEIAIFLAVRKQATKLEIDSMRGKDSTNIIKQLLASGVIKRRKSGRTFIYSLTETFKDESMIEELVRQAGGASFESIAQNIFEPEEQINTNNKQENKEN; from the coding sequence ATGTCGCAGTATAATACTAAAACTAAAAAGGCATTAATTGAATCAATTATCTTCGCCTCACGCGGAATAAGTAAAGAAAACATATCCACTCTGACCGAAATTCCTCTTGAGGAAATAGAATTGTTGATTAACGAAATAAAAGAAGATTATTCTTCAGAAAATCATGGTATTGAACTTAGGGAAATAGAAGGTTACTTAAGATTCTATACGAAACCTCAGTTTTCAAGCATTGTGTCAAAAGTAGCCAAGAGGAGATATCTTGGAAGTCTCTCTTCTTCACAACTTGAGATAGCTATATTTTTAGCCGTTAGAAAGCAAGCAACAAAATTAGAGATAGACAGTATGCGAGGCAAAGATTCAACGAATATAATTAAACAATTATTAGCATCTGGAGTCATTAAAAGGAGGAAATCTGGAAGAACCTTTATCTACAGCCTTACCGAAACATTTAAAGACGAAAGCATGATTGAAGAACTCGTTCGCCAAGCAGGTGGTGCTTCGTTCGAAAGTATTGCACAGAATATCTTTGAACCTGAAGAACAAATCAATACAAATAACAAACAGGAAAATAAAGAAAATTAA
- a CDS encoding segregation and condensation protein A yields the protein MDILFKLETFEGPLDLLLYLVQKKQIDIRQLSISQLADEFLYYINQMEEFNLNVTSEFISTAAYLLELKSKSLIPSLSDKERKEYEYKRELLFRRIEEYARLKQLAEELSRKDSAEQYPVKVLYTFPKVDEKKLVNIVKAAIKELEVKQKVYVIKKENYSLEKVMEEIEQSYDSISLYELLRNSTSKYEIIIKFLAILELIRFEKFIIDENLVLKKVVKANVAV from the coding sequence ATGGATATACTATTCAAACTAGAAACATTCGAAGGTCCTCTTGACTTACTCCTTTATTTAGTCCAGAAAAAACAGATAGACATCCGCCAGTTGTCGATTTCACAACTGGCAGATGAGTTTTTATACTATATAAATCAAATGGAAGAATTCAATCTAAACGTTACTTCAGAGTTCATATCAACGGCAGCTTATTTGCTTGAATTAAAATCAAAAAGCTTAATTCCTTCATTAAGTGATAAAGAAAGAAAAGAGTATGAATACAAAAGGGAACTTTTGTTTAGGAGAATCGAAGAATACGCTCGATTAAAACAATTAGCAGAAGAATTATCAAGAAAAGATTCTGCTGAGCAATATCCTGTGAAAGTTTTGTATACTTTCCCAAAGGTAGATGAGAAAAAACTTGTAAATATAGTTAAAGCAGCAATAAAGGAATTAGAGGTAAAGCAAAAAGTTTACGTTATAAAAAAAGAAAATTACTCTCTTGAAAAAGTGATGGAAGAAATAGAGCAAAGTTATGATTCAATAAGTCTATACGAATTGCTTAGAAATAGTACATCAAAATATGAAATAATAATCAAATTTTTGGCTATACTTGAACTAATACGTTTTGAAAAATTTATCATTGATGAAAACCTTGTTTTAAAGAAAGTGGTGAAGGCGAATGTCGCAGTATAA
- a CDS encoding CBS domain-containing protein, translating into MKAVRWVNTFFPKVKNTQSISDALHEMRKYSCDYCIVVDEDGKFDGLIHKSVIKEVEMEEQVGKYVIFPDFYIVEDSTIEESAMMLIENKETVLPVVNSNSEVIGVLTIQEVLEAMTEMSAMDEHGIRINLTLQDKPGELKKVIDVLANNRINILSILTLKDDNNRLVSIKVDSKDAESVASILEVYEIPYESIVEEEGFFQ; encoded by the coding sequence ATGAAAGCAGTCAGATGGGTTAATACATTTTTTCCAAAGGTAAAAAACACGCAGTCAATTTCTGATGCACTCCATGAAATGAGAAAATATTCTTGTGATTATTGTATCGTCGTAGACGAAGATGGCAAATTTGATGGATTGATTCACAAATCTGTTATAAAAGAAGTTGAAATGGAAGAACAGGTTGGTAAATACGTTATTTTCCCCGATTTTTATATTGTTGAGGATTCAACAATCGAAGAATCTGCGATGATGCTTATTGAAAACAAAGAAACGGTACTTCCCGTTGTTAATTCAAATAGTGAAGTTATAGGTGTACTAACCATTCAAGAAGTACTCGAAGCTATGACAGAAATGTCAGCAATGGATGAACACGGAATAAGAATTAATCTGACACTTCAAGACAAACCTGGCGAATTGAAGAAAGTTATCGATGTGCTTGCAAACAACAGAATAAACATTCTTTCTATCCTAACACTTAAAGATGATAACAATCGCCTTGTATCAATAAAAGTTGATAGTAAAGATGCAGAAAGCGTTGCAAGCATACTTGAAGTATATGAAATCCCATACGAATCAATAGTTGAAGAAGAGGGATTTTTCCAATAA
- the coaBC gene encoding bifunctional phosphopantothenoylcysteine decarboxylase/phosphopantothenate--cysteine ligase CoaBC: MNILLGVSSGIAIYKAVDLASKIRKQGWNLQVIMTENASKLINPIVFSSVGNCKVYTDTYEIESGWIIHTELSKWADVFIIAPATANTIAKLANGLADNLLTTTALAFDKGKKIVVPTMNTRMYENQITQENIEKLGKLGWKILNPESGHLACGEVGKGRYPENEKIIEFIKIVSEEKPLEGKKVLVTAGPTVESIDPVRYISNHSSGKMGYSIATVAKRLGADVTLITGPTCIEYPFFMDEIVSIKSAEEMYKAVLSKKDNYDILIMCAAVADYKPKVSAQQKIKKSAETLTIELEKNPDILETIGHSKKENQIVVGFAAETENIIENGYEKLVRKNADVIVANDARTAMGNDRNHVYIIFKNNSIVELEGTKEEIAKELLIKLCKVLQES, translated from the coding sequence TTGAATATCCTACTTGGAGTTAGCTCAGGTATAGCGATTTACAAAGCTGTCGATTTAGCAAGTAAAATAAGAAAACAAGGCTGGAACCTTCAAGTTATAATGACCGAAAATGCTAGTAAATTGATAAATCCTATTGTCTTCTCATCGGTTGGAAACTGTAAAGTCTATACAGATACATATGAAATTGAATCTGGTTGGATAATACACACTGAGCTTTCAAAATGGGCTGATGTATTTATAATTGCACCCGCTACTGCGAATACAATAGCAAAACTTGCAAATGGCTTGGCTGATAACTTGCTAACCACAACCGCGCTCGCATTTGACAAGGGTAAAAAAATAGTTGTCCCAACTATGAACACAAGAATGTACGAAAATCAAATAACACAAGAGAATATAGAAAAGCTTGGTAAGTTAGGTTGGAAAATACTTAATCCTGAAAGTGGTCATCTTGCTTGCGGAGAAGTTGGAAAAGGCAGGTATCCTGAGAATGAGAAAATTATAGAATTCATAAAGATAGTATCAGAAGAAAAACCGTTGGAAGGTAAAAAAGTTCTTGTAACAGCCGGTCCAACTGTAGAATCTATAGATCCCGTTAGATACATATCAAATCATTCAAGTGGGAAGATGGGATACTCCATAGCAACTGTAGCTAAAAGATTGGGAGCAGACGTTACGCTAATAACTGGCCCGACGTGTATTGAATATCCTTTCTTTATGGATGAAATAGTTTCTATTAAATCTGCGGAAGAAATGTACAAAGCAGTTTTGAGCAAAAAGGATAATTATGATATACTTATTATGTGTGCGGCAGTTGCTGACTACAAGCCTAAGGTTAGTGCTCAACAAAAAATCAAAAAATCCGCAGAAACACTTACTATTGAGCTTGAGAAAAACCCAGATATACTTGAAACAATTGGTCATTCAAAAAAAGAAAATCAAATTGTTGTTGGATTTGCCGCAGAAACAGAAAATATAATAGAAAACGGTTACGAAAAACTTGTGAGAAAAAACGCAGACGTGATAGTCGCAAACGATGCTAGAACTGCTATGGGAAACGATAGAAATCACGTTTATATAATTTTCAAAAATAATTCGATAGTTGAACTTGAGGGAACAAAAGAAGAAATAGCAAAGGAGTTGTTGATAAAGCTATGCAAAGTTCTACAAGAATCCTAA
- a CDS encoding ABC transporter substrate-binding protein yields MRKVFLGLLLLASLSLFAVVKIGALLPLTGGVSAFGDLVKKGIELAWEEKNTVLGEKIEVVYMDTRSEKTEAANGIARLIDKEGVVAVIGEVISGNSIAAGEIAEKKKVPMVSPSSTNSLVTQGKKFVSRVCFIDPLQGTALAEFAAKTLKVKKATVLTDVEQDYSVGLSNYFMERFKKLGGQVLQLQYKSGDQEFSAQLSQALAFGSEAIVVTGYYNEIALVAQQARALGYKGYILTGDGADAPELIKIGGQAVEGIYFSDHFHPDAPVTKRSKLFVDAFVKKYGVKPSTLSALGYDAYMLVLEAIERAKTTKPELIATAIRSIKNFEGATGTITIDSNGNATKDVVILTVKNGQFAFAAKISASALK; encoded by the coding sequence ATGAGAAAAGTCTTTTTGGGATTGCTGTTGTTAGCTAGTCTTAGTTTATTTGCCGTTGTTAAGATTGGTGCGCTTTTACCTTTAACAGGTGGTGTCTCGGCTTTTGGCGATTTGGTAAAGAAGGGTATAGAACTTGCTTGGGAGGAAAAGAACACGGTTTTAGGTGAGAAGATAGAAGTTGTTTACATGGATACAAGGAGCGAAAAAACAGAGGCAGCAAACGGTATCGCAAGGCTTATTGATAAAGAAGGTGTTGTTGCTGTCATCGGTGAAGTTATCAGCGGTAATTCAATTGCTGCTGGAGAAATTGCTGAGAAAAAGAAAGTACCTATGGTCAGTCCTTCTTCTACAAATTCGCTTGTAACACAAGGTAAAAAGTTTGTTTCAAGGGTTTGTTTCATTGATCCGCTCCAAGGTACCGCACTTGCAGAATTTGCAGCAAAGACATTGAAAGTAAAGAAAGCAACGGTACTTACGGATGTTGAGCAAGACTACAGTGTAGGTCTTTCGAATTACTTTATGGAAAGGTTCAAGAAATTAGGAGGACAGGTATTACAATTACAGTATAAATCAGGTGACCAAGAATTTAGCGCACAACTTTCACAAGCATTAGCATTTGGTAGTGAAGCTATAGTGGTTACAGGTTATTACAATGAAATAGCGCTTGTTGCTCAGCAGGCAAGAGCTCTTGGATATAAAGGTTACATACTTACCGGTGACGGAGCCGATGCGCCAGAATTAATAAAAATCGGTGGTCAAGCAGTCGAGGGAATTTACTTCTCTGACCACTTCCACCCAGATGCGCCGGTGACAAAAAGGTCAAAGCTTTTCGTTGATGCATTTGTAAAAAAATATGGAGTAAAACCGTCAACACTTTCAGCATTAGGTTACGATGCTTATATGCTTGTTTTAGAAGCAATTGAAAGAGCAAAAACAACAAAACCCGAACTTATAGCAACGGCTATTAGAAGCATCAAGAACTTTGAAGGAGCGACGGGTACAATAACGATAGATTCAAACGGCAATGCGACAAAAGACGTTGTTATATTAACCGTTAAAAATGGACAATTTGCCTTTGCCGCGAAAATTTCTGCTAGCGCTTTGAAATAA
- a CDS encoding ABC transporter substrate-binding protein → MKRFLLILFLIFSIFVFSEIKIGVLLPLTGGISAFGDWTKKGIELAYSQKSTVLGEKITLVYADTRSEKTEAANAMARLIDKEKVVAVIGEIASSNSIAAAEIAEARKVPQVAVTSTNPLVTQGKKFVSRVCFIDPLQGTALAEFAGKTLKAKKVAIFVDIEQDYSVGLTNYFKERFEKKYKGQILEVRYKSGDQEFSAQLAQALAFNSDVIMFTGYYNEIALAAQQARAMGYKGYFIAGDGADAPELIKIGGQAVEGLYFTTHYVPEAAKTKIAKDFVDAFKKKFNTLPAMNAALGYDAYMLIVNAIERAKSKDPVKINEAIRSTKGFQGVSGNIDIDENGNAVKDVIIVQVKGGKFTYVTTIGPEDLK, encoded by the coding sequence GTGAAAAGGTTTTTGTTGATTTTATTTCTGATTTTTAGTATTTTTGTTTTCTCAGAAATAAAGATTGGTGTACTTCTTCCACTCACCGGTGGAATTTCTGCTTTTGGTGATTGGACAAAAAAAGGTATAGAACTTGCGTACAGCCAAAAATCAACAGTTCTTGGTGAGAAGATAACACTTGTTTACGCTGATACCAGAAGTGAAAAAACAGAAGCGGCAAACGCTATGGCAAGACTTATAGATAAAGAAAAAGTGGTAGCTGTAATTGGTGAGATTGCAAGTAGTAATTCAATTGCGGCAGCAGAAATTGCAGAAGCGAGAAAAGTACCACAAGTTGCAGTCACTTCAACAAATCCTTTGGTAACACAAGGAAAGAAATTTGTCTCACGTGTGTGTTTTATTGATCCGCTACAAGGTACCGCACTTGCAGAATTTGCCGGTAAAACTTTAAAAGCGAAGAAAGTGGCGATATTCGTTGATATCGAACAAGATTACAGTGTGGGTTTGACAAATTACTTTAAAGAAAGGTTTGAAAAGAAATACAAAGGGCAAATTTTGGAAGTTCGTTACAAATCTGGTGACCAGGAGTTTAGCGCACAACTTGCTCAAGCACTTGCATTTAATAGTGATGTGATAATGTTCACTGGATATTACAACGAAATAGCTCTCGCTGCACAGCAGGCTAGAGCCATGGGATATAAAGGCTACTTTATTGCTGGAGATGGTGCAGATGCTCCAGAGCTTATAAAAATAGGCGGACAAGCAGTTGAAGGACTTTATTTCACGACACATTATGTCCCAGAAGCAGCTAAGACAAAGATTGCAAAAGACTTTGTAGATGCCTTTAAGAAGAAATTTAATACCCTTCCTGCAATGAACGCGGCTCTCGGTTATGATGCATATATGCTTATTGTAAATGCTATTGAAAGGGCAAAGTCAAAAGACCCAGTTAAAATCAATGAAGCAATTAGATCCACAAAAGGTTTCCAGGGTGTTAGTGGGAATATAGATATAGATGAAAACGGTAATGCAGTTAAAGATGTAATTATCGTACAAGTTAAAGGTGGAAAATTTACATATGTAACAACCATAGGTCCCGAAGATTTGAAATAA